TTTTCCGATGAGGATATGGACAAGTCCCCCTCTGAGTTCTCAGGCGGATATCAGGTGCGTCTGAACCTTGCAAAACTTCTGCTTTCAGAGCCGGATATGCTCCTTCTGGACGAACCGACCAACTATCTTGACATCACTTCAATAAGGTGGCTTGAGCAGTTCCTCATAAAGTGGAAAGGGGAGCTGATGCTCATCACCCACGACAGATCTTTCATGGACAGGGTTGTCACCCATACTCTGGGCATCCACCGTCTTCAGATTCGCAAAATAAAGGGCGACACAGGCAAGTTCTATGAGCAGATAGCCAAAGATGAAGAGATATATGAAAAGACCCGCCAGAACGACGAGCAGAGACGCAAAGAGGTGGAGCTTTTCATAACCCGCTTCAAATCCAAAGCCAGTCTTGCAAGCCGTGTCCAGTCCCGTGTCAAAATGCTTGAGAAGATGGTGCAGAAGGACAAACTGGAGAACATCGAAGACCTTGACTTCTGCTTCAACTATACCGACATCAGGGCGAAAGAGCTTATAAATGCCAGAAACGTTACGTTCGGCTATGATAAATCTGCTCCGCTAATAAAAAACTTTACCGTAACCATCGGTGCGGGTGAAAAAATATGTATAATAGGTAAGAACGGAAAGGGTAAAACCACCCTGCTGAAACTGCTCTGCGGCATCTCCGAACCCGACAGCGGCGAGGTTGCGTTCCATGCCCAGCTGAAACCCGCCGTTTATGAGCAGACAAACGTTCAGAGGCTCGGCCTGCAAAACACAATAGAGCAGGAGCTTATCGAGGTGGATTATTCCATCGACAGGCAGAAAGCCAGAGACGCCGCTGGAACCATGATGTTTTCAGGTGACGACGCCCTTAAAAAGATAGCTGTGCTGTCCGGAGGCGAAAAGAGCCGTGTTATGCTGGCAAAGGCAATCCTCCAGCCTTCAAACATACTGTTTCTGGATGAACCGACCAACCACCTTGACATGCAGTCGTGCGACTCGCTCCTTGAGGCCATCGACCAGTTCAAGGGAACAGTGGTAATGGTCACCCACAACGAGATGTTCCTGAACGCCATAGCCGAAAGGCTGATAGTGTTCCGCAACGACACCATAGAGGTTTTCGAGGGCGGATATGAGGAGTTTCTGGAGAAGGTGGGCTGGCAGGAGGAGTTTTCCGACAAGCCCTCTGTTCAGGTTTCTGCCAACAGCAAAAAGGAACAGAGAAAACTTCGCTCGGAAATCGTTGCTGAGAAAGGAAAAGTTTTGAAACCCATTCAGGATGCACACGACAGGCTTGAAAAAGATATTGCACTTATTGAGAATAAGATAGAGATTTTAAATACGGGACTTATAGAGGCATCGTCAAAGGGTGACCCGGCGGAGATAATGAAGCTCTCAAAGGAACTGGACGAAGCCAAAAAAAGAGTGGACGATCTGCTTGAGGAGTTTCTGGAAGTTTCCGAAAAACTGGAGACACTCACTGCCGAATATGAGGAAAAACTAAATCAGCTTGGCTGAAACGGAGGATAAAATGGCTGACATCAAAGACCTTTTTTATCTGGGACTGGGTTCTGCGCTTATTGCGAAAGAGAAGATCGAGGAAGAGATCAAGGAGCTTGCCGAAAAGGGCAAGATAACAAGGGAACAGCAGGCTGAGTTTCTGGCTAAGGCAAAAAAGAAAGCGAAAGAGGAAGAGAAGGAGTTCAGCGAGAAGTTTAAAAATGTTGTGAAAGATGCGCTGTCCGAAATGGGGCTTGCCACCAAAGAGGACATCGAAGAACTGAAAAAGATGATCAACGACAAATAACTTGCGGAATTTCATAAGATACTATTCTCCGGTCAGGGTGTACCATGTTTTCAGGGTTATCCTGACCGTTTTTCTGATTATCAGGGGGAGCAAGAGTTTTCTGTTCATCAAGCCTCTGTCCCCCGAAAAACTCAAAAGCAAGATCAACAATCTCGGTGCGAGCTTTATCAAACTGGCTCAGGTTCTGGCCACCCGTGCGGATTTCTTTCCGGATGAATATCTGTTCTATCTGCGTCAGCTCCACGACGAGATTCCGCCCATGTCCCCTGCGGACTTTGATAAGATATATCAAAGAGCGTTCGGCGGGCGGATTTGTTTCAGGGATTTCGACAGGAAACCAATAGCAAGTGCTTCCATCGGGCAGGTGCACAGGGCTCTGCTTATCGACGGAACAGAGGTTGCTGTCAAACTGCGCAGATATGACATTGAAAACGTCATAAAAGCCGATATCCGCATTCTGGACTTTTTCCAGAAGCTGTTCCGCCCCATGTTCTCCGAGAACACAAAGAACTCTCTGGATGCCGTTATCGTTGAGTTCAGCCGCATGATAATGAAAGAGGTCGACCTGAATATCGAGCTTCTGAACCTCCAGAAATTCTGGGAGCTTTACCCGAACAGCGGTGTGCGATTCCCAATGGGTTATCCGGAATGCTCCTGCTCCGATGCGCTTGTGATGTCGTTTGAGCGGGGATACAGGTTTGACGACAAGGAGAACCTCAGAAAGCTGAATATCAGCTTCGAAAAGCTTATGGTAAAACTGGTGAATTTCTATGTTGACCAGTCGTTCATCAAGGGCTTTTTCCATGCCGACCCGCATCCGGGCAACCTTCTGGTGACGGAAGACGGAGAGCTTGTGCTGCTGGATTTCGGTATGGTGCAGAGGATCCCCTCAAAGACCAGACAGAATATCATCTCGCTGGTGAAAGCCGCCAACGAAAGGGATTTTGAGGAATATATCAAGTGTGCTAAGAAGCTGGGGATAATCTCCATTGATGCGCCGGAGTTCGGTTTGCAGGATCTTGCGGAGCAGGTTTTCGACATACTGGACAACAACGCCCTTTCGGCGCAGAGCATGCAGTCGCTTGCTTTCGCACTGATGGATTCACTGAAAAAAGTGCCGTATAAACTGCCGCAGGAGGCCGTTTATCTGATGCGCATGAGCTCCATCATTGAAGGACTCGGCACTAACTATATTGAAAACTTCAACGGAATAAAAGATATTCTGCCCATTCTGAAAGAACGCATGCCCGAAGCTCTCGGTTTTACAGACGGACTTTGGGAGACTGCGAAACGTGAGACTCTGGAACTGCCGCTGACTTTTAAAAAGGTTAAGAAGGTAATAAACGACCTTAGCGGAAACAACCTGGAGGTGCATATTTCGCCGGAGGACAAGGAGTCATTGAAACTGGCTCTGAAAAAATATCTGAGACCCATATTCGCAGGTATTCTCATAATAGTAACTGCGTTCTTCGTTCAGGGTTCACAGATCCCCCATCACGAATATATCTCGTATATCCTGTATGCCGCAGGCTCGCTTAAAATCATCTTTTCGCTTTAAAAGCTTATCTTCATTCCTGCCTTTGTGAAATGCACTCTGTCGCCAAGAGCCTTCTTCATGGCAAACACCGCATCGATACCTGTGCAGTGTCCGGTCGCTATGGTCTTTATATCTTCGTTTCTGAGGACTGAAATTACCTTTTCGGTGTAGCTTCCGTCAGAGCGGAACAGGTGCAGTCCGCCTGTGAGAGATAGTATCTTTTGCTCAGGAAACAGCTTTTTTGCATGGTTTATAAGGTTTTCAGGGCCGCAGTGGGTGCATCCGGTTATGAGGTGTATGCCATCGTTGTCCCTGATTATCATATACTGTTCGTCTCTGAACCTGTCTTTGGCTGTTACTCCGTCTATCTCTGCATAGAGTTTGCCGTCGGAGTCAAATTCAAAACTCCGCTCGATGGTTCCCGAAAGAAAGATGTCCGGAAAAATCTCTGTCATCTCCGTGTTCAGATGCAGCCTGAATCTGCGTTCGACCTCAGACCTCTGGCCGCCGAAACCTATGAAGTCATAGGTCTTGCCGTCGTCCATCTTCAGGTGGTTGTCGAAGACGTATTTTGAGGCGTATATATCTTTTGAAATCTCAGCGCACTCAGCCAGATGTTTTGAAAGCCCGCCGGTGTGGTCGTAGTGCCCGTGGGAAAGGACGATTGCGTCCGCCTTTCTTATGTCCATGAGCCTGATGTTATTGATGAACCCTTCGCCCTGTCCTGTGTCGAAGAGGATTGTTCTGTCTTTGACTTTTATGAGGCATGAGAAGCCGTGCTCGGCCAGAAGTCCGAGGCTGTCGGTGTAGTTGTCTGTTATGATTCGTATTTCCATGTGGGGATTATAGCATACTCATGGATATATTTCACGTCACAAGAGCATGAGATTCTTCGCTGCGCTCAGAAAGACCCTAAACTGCGTCACTGCGAACGCAGGTGAAGCAGTCTTCCAAGTTCAGGTAGTTCGCCGCATTGGCAGGTTTATAATTATTTGTATCAGCGCAACAAAAAAGGCGTCCGAAGACGCCTTTTTAATATTTGTTCCGACTTGCTTATTAAGCGTCGAAGTAGAGTTTGAACTCGTAGGGGTGAGGTCTGCTGTCGATGGCAGAGATCTCGTTTGCTCTCTTGTACTCGATCCAGCTTGCGATAACGTCTTCTGTGAAAACGTCGCCTTTAAGCAGGAAGTCGTGGTCTTTTTCAAGCGCATTGATAGACTGCGCAAGAGAAGAGGGCATCTGGGGAATTGCAGACAGCTCGATAGGATCGAGGTCGTACAGGTTTTTGTCCATAGGCTCGCCCGGATCGATTTTGTTCTGGATACCGTCAAGACCTGCAAGAAGCATAACGGAGAACGCCAGATAGGGGTTGCAGAGAGGATCAGGGAATCTGACCTCAATACGCTTAGCCTTGGGAGAGGGAGAGTACATGGGGATTCTGATGGAAGCTGATCTGTTTCTGGAGGAGTAAGCCAGAGAAACGGGAGCTTCGAATCCGGGTACAAGTCTCTTGTAAGAGTTAGTTGTAGGGTTGGTGAAAGCAGCGATAGTGTTGGCGTGTTTGATGATACCGCCGATGTAGTAAAGAGCCATTTCGCTCATTCCTGCATACTGCTCGCCAGCGAACAGAGGTTTGCCGTCTTTCCAGAGTGACTGGTGAACGTGCATACCGGAACCGTTGTCGCCGTGAATAGGCTTGGGCATGAAAGTTGCGGTTTTGCCGTGAGCTCTTGCTACGTTTCTTACAACGTATTTGAAAGTCATCAGCTGGTCAGCCATTTTCAGCATTTCTTCGAACTTCATGTCGATTTCGCACTGGCCGCCTGTCGCAACTTCGTGGTGAGAGTTTTCGATAACGAGGCCGAGTGACTCCATTGTCATAGCCATTTCGTTACGGATGTCCCAAAGAGAGTCAACGGGAGGAGCGGGGAAATATCCGCCCTTGTTAGCAACTTTGTAACCAAGGTTAACGCCGTCTGCGCCTGTGTTCCAGTCGCCTTCTTCAGAATCGATGAAGAAGTATCCGGTGTTTCTTGTATAGTCGAACTGGATGTTGTCGAAAAGGAAGAATTCAGCTTCGGGTCCGAAGTATGCAGTGTCAGCGATACCTGTGGACTGAAGATATTTAACCGCTTTTTTAGCGATGTTTCTGGGGTCTCTTGAGTAGGGTTCTTTGCTGATCGGGTCGAAGATGTTGCAGATCATGTAGAGGATCGGCAGCTCAGCGAAAGGCTCGAGCTTAGCAGTTGAGGGATCCGGAACCATGATCATGTCAGAGTTGTTGATTGCCTGCCATCCGCGGATGGAAGAGCCGTCAAAGCCCATACCGTTTTCGAAGAAATCTTCGTCAACCATATGTGCGGGGACTGTGGTGTGCTGCCATGTGCCAAGGAAATCCGTGAACTTCATGTCAACCATTTTGATCCCGTTGTCTTTAATCATCTTAAGAACATCTTTCGGTGTCATATTGCCTCCATAGGATATATATATTTTGGATTAAAGTGCGTTTTCGCCTGTTTCGCCTGTGCGGATACGGATCACTTCATCAATGGAGAAGATGAAAATCTTGCCGTCGCCGATGCGGCCTGTTTTCGCTGCTTCCTGAATAACTTCGACAGCCTGAGCAACAAGCTCGTCAGACACAACGACTTCGACCTTTATCTTGGGGATAAAGTCGATGACATATTCGGCACCTCTGTAGAGTTCAGTGTGGCCTTTCTGTCTTCCGAAGCCTTTGACTTCGCTTATTGTGATACCTCTGATTCCGATTTCTGTCAGTTTTTCTTTGACATCGTCCAGTTTAAAAGGTTTGATGACAGCTTCAATCTTTTTCACCTTATACCTCCGTTGTGAGCACATCAATAGAGAGCAATCGCTATGCCAAACTGAGAACCCTGTCAGGAAAGGGCTTTCATAGATATGACATTTCCATGAATGGTCAATTAATGGGCACTATTTGCTTATTTTTTAACCATGACTGATTTAACGAGTTCAATTCTGGTTATTATGTCTTCTGCGTTTTTGCCCTGCCTTATGCGGGCGTTCTTGATAATTATGAGGTCTCGCAGCAGATTAAGGCTCCAGCCGTGATATTTGTCGATGGCCAGAGCTTTTTCGGCGAGTTCCTCAGAAAGGGCGGGACTGTCCATTATATAGTCAATGGCGGCTTTTCTCAACAGTCTTGTTTTTGTGACGTCGTCAAACTTAGAGCTTTCTGCGGCGGAGGCCAGTTTTTCGGGTGTGGCTCCGCTTATGGTTCTGAAAGGTTCAGGAAGTTTATCTCTGTCGTGCGCCTGTCCGCTCAGGTAGAGCACGCTTTCTGCCTCCTCCTGACACTGTCCGAGAGCTGCATACTTTTTAGCCATTTCCAGAACTGCTGCATCCTCCTGTCCCTCTTCAAGGACATAACGTCCGAGATAGAGCCTTGAGAGGTTGCAGAGTGAATCCACCCTGCGGAACTGCGCCTCGGCTTTATAGAAATAGCTTTCAGCAACTTTCGGTTCGCCTTTCAGGTAGTTTTCCATATAAACGTTGTAATATCTGCTTCCGTAGAGGAAGTCGGGTGAGCTTTTGGGCTTGCCGGAACATGATAACATCAGCAGGGAAATAGCTGTGACTATTAAAAGGTTTCTCATGGCAGCAGCACCTTCTCGTTTGCCTTTCTGGAAGTGGAGCTGTTGAACGGCCATTTCTCCTCCAGATTCAGAAGCACCCTGTTGGATGTGTTCAGTATATCATCCGTCTGCTGACGGAGGTCTTTCAGGTTAGTTGTGGTTTCGGATACGTCAGTGGATATCTTATTGGCATTGTTGACGGTCTTCTGGAGCTTGGTCACAGTGTCGTCAATGTTGCGTGCCAGCTTGCCGATATCCTCCGCTCCCTCTTTGATGGCGACTATGCCTTCATCGAGGTGTTTTATGGCGGGCTGAGTTTCGTCAACTCTGTTGTTTACCCCTGCCACGGCAGTATCAACCTTGTTGGTTATCTCTATCAGATTCTCCTGAGCGACAGCCAGCCTGTCCATGATAGCTTTCACTTCGTTCTTCAGGTAGTCCGAGCGGGTGAGAAATCCCACTGATCCCTGCTTTTTGGAAACGTCCCCGCCGAGGTCGCCCAGCCCCTGCATCAGGTCTTCTATGCTCTGTCTCTTGTCGGCAACGGATGTTGTGGTTTTATCAACGTTGACAAGGATGTTGCGTACGTTGTCCAGCATGGGTTCGAATTTCTTTATAAGATCGGCTATGGCCTGTTCCCTTTTCAGTTTATAGGTCTGTCCGTCGTCAATATCGTTTTTGGAGTCAAGTCCGCCGCTCAGAACTATGGCGTTTGCGCCTATCACACCCTGGGCCTGAATTTTTGCTTCGGATTCAGGTTTGACCCATTTTTTGTATTTTTCGGGTATCTTCGCACGCAGTTCCACCAGACCGTCGTCCCGCAGTTCAATGCTGTATACCTTGGCTATCTGAAAGCCGGAATACATAACGGGCATACTTTTGCTGAGGCCTTCTCCCGATTCGGAGATGAATACCACTTTAACTTTTGACATGAAGAAGTTCTGAGTGACAAGAAAGCCAATCAGGAACACGAAGAACATTATGAGGGATGCAAAAATAAACAAACCGACTTTAAACTCTATATTCTTAAATCTTGGGTCACCCATGTGTTAAAATCCTTTTCTGTGTAATCGTTCATATCGTCAAAAAGATGCCTGTGGTTCTCATGGTCAATGATAACCGATTTTTTCAAATCTTCACAGCGTAAAAATTGATGGAATTTCTCTTCATATTCCGCAATGAACATGCGTCTGGGGCTGAAAAAGACAGTCCATTCCGCTTTGAGATATTTAACCTGTAAGTATTTGACTATCATCTTTTCAAAATCGTTCAGTTCGTTGCTTCTCAGGTGCAGGTGGTCTGTCAGTCCGTATCTTTCCAGATCCTGTCCTGCCATTCGGAGTCCCTCCGAATAGCTCATCCTGTGGTGGTACGCCGCCGGAAGCAGGATATTTTCAATCACCGACAGGTTTCCTATTATGGGAAAAAAGGAGGACACCAGGCCGATGCGCTGTTTCTGGGCAAGATCGGTGAGGCTGTCCAGCCACGTCTGCATGATATCTTTGTCGTCATAATATATAAGGTAGTTGTTCATAGGAAAACTCCGATGATCTCAACAACTATGATGGCATAAAAAAGGCGCTGCATTCCTCTGAGTAGTGCTATAGGTATTTCCGTTACCGCATTTCCTGCCTGCAGAGCGGTGTATATGGGAATTGACATGAGAAAGTAACCGCCAAGTATTACTTTTATAACAAAAACCAATAGTGTGTTAAAAGTAAAGGCGTCGAAGATCGTAGTTATCAGGAAATCGAATGATATATTGAGATTAAAACTTAATATAAGGTATCCGCCTATTATTGAGATGTAGACAAAGAAGATGGAAAGGGCGGATAAACAGACGATTCCGGAGACTATCCTTGGTATGTAAAGATAGACAAAAGGGTCAATTGACAGCGACTTAAGTGTTTCTATCTCTCTGTTCATCTTCATCAGGGCAATTTCGGCGGTGACAGCTGTCGAGGTTCTTAGTGTTAAAAGTATCATTGTTACTACGGGAGCAAGCTGTTTGATGGTTACGGAAACAAGAACCTGACCCACTGCATCCTGTGCTCCGAACTGCACCATAAAGTTTGTAAGCCCGCCGACGAGAGCGAGCCCCAGTGCGACGGAAACAATTGTGAACATCGGAAGTATCTGAACGCCCGTGAAATATATTTGGCGAAGAAACACAAGCTGTACAGAGGGATAGAGGATATGCGGATTAAAACACCCTTTGAAAAATGAAACCGTAAACCAGAAGTAGCCGATAAAAAAATGAACCGACGCTATGGCTTTTTGTCCTAGTGCTGTTATGAAATGTTTCATAAATCAGATTATATATCATTCTATTGGCGAAGAAAACAAGAAATCTAGTTGACTGCGATATTGAAAAAATGTATAGTAAAACAGTCTTTTAACTTTTAATAACATCGAATAAGAGCTTATTCTTAAATTTTACAGGAGTGAACGGTATGGCTGAAAACAGAAAAGTGATTATCGACGGCAACACCGCCGCCGCACACGTTGCACATGCGACAAACGAAGTAATTGCTATCTATCCTATTACCCCTTCTTCAGTAATGGGCGAGATATCCGATGAAAAGTCCGCTGTGGGCGAAACCAACATATGGGGCAGTGTTCCCAAGGTTGTGGAACTGCAGTCCGAGGGCGGCGCATCCGGTGCTGTGCACGGTGCTCTTTCCGCAGGTGCGCTGACAACAACATTCACAGCGTCTCAGGGTCTTCTGCTGATGATCCCCAACATGTACAAAATCGCAGGTGAGCTTACTCCCACGGTTTTCCATGTTTCCGCCCGTGCGCTTGCAACACACGCCCTTTCAATCTTCGGCGACCACTCGGACGTTCTGGCCTGCCGTCAGACCGGCTGGGCAATGCTTGCGTCCAACAACCCTCAGGAGGTTATGGACTTCGCACTTATTTCTCAGGCTGCCGCACTTGAAGGCAGAGTTCCCGTTCTCCACTTCTTCGACGGTTTCAGAACCTCACACGAGCTTCGCACAACCATCGAACTTACAAAAGAAGAGATGAAAGAGATGATCTGTGACGATCTTGTGATCGCCCACAGAAAACGTGCTCTTAATCCCGATACACCCACTATTAAAGGTACATCACAGAACCCCGACGTTTTCTTCCAGGCGAAGGAGACGGTCAACAAGTTCTATCAGGCTTTCCCTGCAATCGTTCAGTCTCAGATGGACAAGTTTGCAAAAATGACAGGACGCTCCTACAAACTGGTTGACTACTTCGGCGCACCCGATGCCGAAAAAGTTCTGGTTATCATGGGCTCCGGTGCAGACGTTGCGGAAGAGGCCATCGAATATATGAACGCATGCGGCGAGAAGGTCGGTCTTGTTAAGATAAGACTTTACAGACCCTTCCCCCTTGACCAGTTCATTGCCGCTCTTCCCAAGACAGTTAAGAAAATAGCTGTTCTTGACAGAACAAAAGAACCCGGTTCAATCGGCGAACCCATGTATCTTGATGTCCGCACTGCAATCGGCGAAGCTATGCAGAAGAAGATGTTCAGCTTCGACGGCTATCCTATTATAGTCGGCGGCCGCTATGGTCTGGGCTCTAAAGAGTTCACCCCTGCTATGGTCAAGGCTGTTTTCGATAACCTTGATGCAAACGAGCCTCTGAACGGTTTCACAGTCGGTATCATGGACGACGTTACCGGTCTCAGCCTTAACTATGACGAAAACTGGCTGACTCCTCAGGACGACGTTTTCAACGCTATGTTCTTCGGTCTCGGTTCCGACGGTACTGTCGGCGCGAACAAGAACTCCGCAAAGATCATCGGCGATCTGACGGACAACACTGTTCAGGCTTACTTTGTTTATGACTCCAAAAAAGCGGGTTCAATGACAACATCTCACCTGCGCTTTGGAAAAAGAAATATAAAAAGCTCCTATCTGGTTCAGAAAGCAGATTTTGTGGCCTGCCACAACTTCTCTTTCCTCGACAAATACGATATGCTGAAATATCTGAAACCCGGCGGAACTTTCCTGCTCAACAGCCAGTATTCAGCTGACGAGATCTGGGCGCACATCCCCGCTGTTGTTCAGAAGCAGATAGTCGCAAAACAGGCAAAGGTTTACACCATCAACGCTGTTGATCTTGCCGAGAAGATCGGTCTCGGTTCACGCTATAACGTTATCCTTCAGACCGCATTCTTCAAAATCTCCAACATCGTCGATTTCGACACTGTTATCGGAGCTATCAAAGACGCTAACAAGAAGACCTACGGCAGATACGGCGAAAAAGTCGTTAAAATGAACAACGACTCTGTGGATGCCGGCTCAACAGGCCTTCAGGAAGTTAAATACCCCGGTCAGGGCGGAGCGGTTTCCGGCGAAGCCATCGAGTTCCCCCTTATCAACAACTGCATAACCGATCCTTCCGCCACAGATTTCGTTAAAGACACCACAAGCATGCTGGTGGCTATGAGAGGCGACGAGGTGAAGGTCAGCCAGCTTCCCAACGACGGAACTTTCCCCACGGGAACTGCCAAGTTTGAAAAACGTAACATCGCCATCAACATACCTGAGTGGGACTCAGAACTTTGCATCCAGTGTGCTATCTGCTCATTCGTTTGTCCGCACGCTGCCATCCGTACATCGGTATATCCCGCATCCGAACTTTCAAAAGCCCCCGCTTCATTCAAATCAATGGACGCAAAAGGCAAAGAGTTCGACGGAATGAAGTTTACAGTTCAGGTTGCTCCTGAAGACTGTACAGGCTGCGGCGCATGTGTTTACAACTGCCCCGCAAAAAGCAAGACAAACCCCGAACACAAGGCCATCAATATGGTCAACCAGCTCACCATCA
This genomic stretch from Seleniivibrio woodruffii harbors:
- a CDS encoding ABC-F family ATP-binding cassette domain-containing protein produces the protein MLSVENLSKSYGPRTLFKDISFRVNSGERVGLVGRNGHGKTTLMRILTGEQEQDDGIISVPRNYTLGYLKQTIDFKHKTARDEAASGLKESEKDDVWKAEKILSGLGFSDEDMDKSPSEFSGGYQVRLNLAKLLLSEPDMLLLDEPTNYLDITSIRWLEQFLIKWKGELMLITHDRSFMDRVVTHTLGIHRLQIRKIKGDTGKFYEQIAKDEEIYEKTRQNDEQRRKEVELFITRFKSKASLASRVQSRVKMLEKMVQKDKLENIEDLDFCFNYTDIRAKELINARNVTFGYDKSAPLIKNFTVTIGAGEKICIIGKNGKGKTTLLKLLCGISEPDSGEVAFHAQLKPAVYEQTNVQRLGLQNTIEQELIEVDYSIDRQKARDAAGTMMFSGDDALKKIAVLSGGEKSRVMLAKAILQPSNILFLDEPTNHLDMQSCDSLLEAIDQFKGTVVMVTHNEMFLNAIAERLIVFRNDTIEVFEGGYEEFLEKVGWQEEFSDKPSVQVSANSKKEQRKLRSEIVAEKGKVLKPIQDAHDRLEKDIALIENKIEILNTGLIEASSKGDPAEIMKLSKELDEAKKRVDDLLEEFLEVSEKLETLTAEYEEKLNQLG
- a CDS encoding ABC1 kinase family protein, giving the protein MRNFIRYYSPVRVYHVFRVILTVFLIIRGSKSFLFIKPLSPEKLKSKINNLGASFIKLAQVLATRADFFPDEYLFYLRQLHDEIPPMSPADFDKIYQRAFGGRICFRDFDRKPIASASIGQVHRALLIDGTEVAVKLRRYDIENVIKADIRILDFFQKLFRPMFSENTKNSLDAVIVEFSRMIMKEVDLNIELLNLQKFWELYPNSGVRFPMGYPECSCSDALVMSFERGYRFDDKENLRKLNISFEKLMVKLVNFYVDQSFIKGFFHADPHPGNLLVTEDGELVLLDFGMVQRIPSKTRQNIISLVKAANERDFEEYIKCAKKLGIISIDAPEFGLQDLAEQVFDILDNNALSAQSMQSLAFALMDSLKKVPYKLPQEAVYLMRMSSIIEGLGTNYIENFNGIKDILPILKERMPEALGFTDGLWETAKRETLELPLTFKKVKKVINDLSGNNLEVHISPEDKESLKLALKKYLRPIFAGILIIVTAFFVQGSQIPHHEYISYILYAAGSLKIIFSL
- a CDS encoding MBL fold metallo-hydrolase, coding for MEIRIITDNYTDSLGLLAEHGFSCLIKVKDRTILFDTGQGEGFINNIRLMDIRKADAIVLSHGHYDHTGGLSKHLAECAEISKDIYASKYVFDNHLKMDDGKTYDFIGFGGQRSEVERRFRLHLNTEMTEIFPDIFLSGTIERSFEFDSDGKLYAEIDGVTAKDRFRDEQYMIIRDNDGIHLITGCTHCGPENLINHAKKLFPEQKILSLTGGLHLFRSDGSYTEKVISVLRNEDIKTIATGHCTGIDAVFAMKKALGDRVHFTKAGMKISF
- the glnA gene encoding type I glutamate--ammonia ligase, whose protein sequence is MTPKDVLKMIKDNGIKMVDMKFTDFLGTWQHTTVPAHMVDEDFFENGMGFDGSSIRGWQAINNSDMIMVPDPSTAKLEPFAELPILYMICNIFDPISKEPYSRDPRNIAKKAVKYLQSTGIADTAYFGPEAEFFLFDNIQFDYTRNTGYFFIDSEEGDWNTGADGVNLGYKVANKGGYFPAPPVDSLWDIRNEMAMTMESLGLVIENSHHEVATGGQCEIDMKFEEMLKMADQLMTFKYVVRNVARAHGKTATFMPKPIHGDNGSGMHVHQSLWKDGKPLFAGEQYAGMSEMALYYIGGIIKHANTIAAFTNPTTNSYKRLVPGFEAPVSLAYSSRNRSASIRIPMYSPSPKAKRIEVRFPDPLCNPYLAFSVMLLAGLDGIQNKIDPGEPMDKNLYDLDPIELSAIPQMPSSLAQSINALEKDHDFLLKGDVFTEDVIASWIEYKRANEISAIDSRPHPYEFKLYFDA
- a CDS encoding P-II family nitrogen regulator, translated to MKKIEAVIKPFKLDDVKEKLTEIGIRGITISEVKGFGRQKGHTELYRGAEYVIDFIPKIKVEVVVSDELVAQAVEVIQEAAKTGRIGDGKIFIFSIDEVIRIRTGETGENAL
- a CDS encoding MlaD family protein: MGDPRFKNIEFKVGLFIFASLIMFFVFLIGFLVTQNFFMSKVKVVFISESGEGLSKSMPVMYSGFQIAKVYSIELRDDGLVELRAKIPEKYKKWVKPESEAKIQAQGVIGANAIVLSGGLDSKNDIDDGQTYKLKREQAIADLIKKFEPMLDNVRNILVNVDKTTTSVADKRQSIEDLMQGLGDLGGDVSKKQGSVGFLTRSDYLKNEVKAIMDRLAVAQENLIEITNKVDTAVAGVNNRVDETQPAIKHLDEGIVAIKEGAEDIGKLARNIDDTVTKLQKTVNNANKISTDVSETTTNLKDLRQQTDDILNTSNRVLLNLEEKWPFNSSTSRKANEKVLLP
- a CDS encoding MlaE family ABC transporter permease yields the protein MKHFITALGQKAIASVHFFIGYFWFTVSFFKGCFNPHILYPSVQLVFLRQIYFTGVQILPMFTIVSVALGLALVGGLTNFMVQFGAQDAVGQVLVSVTIKQLAPVVTMILLTLRTSTAVTAEIALMKMNREIETLKSLSIDPFVYLYIPRIVSGIVCLSALSIFFVYISIIGGYLILSFNLNISFDFLITTIFDAFTFNTLLVFVIKVILGGYFLMSIPIYTALQAGNAVTEIPIALLRGMQRLFYAIIVVEIIGVFL